The nucleotide sequence CAACCGCGACGTCGCCTATGACATATTGCGTGGTTTGGCTTTGAGCACACGGCAGTTAGGTCAGTTAAGGATGTCGGAGACGTTTTTCAGGCTTATTCTGCATCTAATCGGCCCCTCAGATGAGCGTTGGATTCGGACTCATATCAACTTGGCAAGCATCCATGAACTTTTGGGCGAACATGACCAGGCAGTTCGTCATTACGTCACAGCTGCTGAGTCCGCGCGACGCATGGGGCATGCGGAGTTGGAAGCGTGGGCGATCATCGGGTGGACAACCGCTGAGATGAGTTCGGGAATGACTGAGCACGTGTCGCTGTTGTTAGACAGGGCTCATGGTCTAGCCGATTCTCAGCAGGATGCATACCTGTTGTACGCCGTTAGGCACAACAGATTGGTTCTCAAGCGAATTCAACGTGATGCCGATGCGTTCCTTCGTGATTACGCCATCTTACTAAGCGAAGTGCCGAGCGTTGAATGGAAAGCTCGGTTGCTTGAAGAGAAGATCAAGTGGTCCTTAGCCGTTCAGAACTGGGATGATGCAGAAGCTTGTTTGCACGAGGCTTTAAAGCTTCCCGTGACGACGCCGATTCGAGCTGAACTCCTGATGTTGGGAGGTGAACTCTACAAGCAACGCGGGAAGTGGGGACAAGCCGAGACGTACTGGTTGCAAGCTGTAGAAGCATTCCGAGCTTGTGGAAGTCAATTAGTCAATCACGTATTACGCGAACTTCAGCGGCTTCCTAGAGAGTAGCGTT is from Alicyclobacillus vulcanalis and encodes:
- a CDS encoding helix-turn-helix domain-containing protein encodes the protein MSDASFPEILRRLREERKLTQADLAGNGISRALISLYESGRRTPTYETLAYLAERLQVTVDIFFGSNNEVVQKAMMTLIHQAEQAERQERWHDALEMWESAHSLCEAYHFTTWDFHINAHRGITLANLERYQCAVETLLPLVVDPRLHDNRDVAYDILRGLALSTRQLGQLRMSETFFRLILHLIGPSDERWIRTHINLASIHELLGEHDQAVRHYVTAAESARRMGHAELEAWAIIGWTTAEMSSGMTEHVSLLLDRAHGLADSQQDAYLLYAVRHNRLVLKRIQRDADAFLRDYAILLSEVPSVEWKARLLEEKIKWSLAVQNWDDAEACLHEALKLPVTTPIRAELLMLGGELYKQRGKWGQAETYWLQAVEAFRACGSQLVNHVLRELQRLPRE